The DNA window GGAGTCCACCCGCCGCGACGGTGACATCCGGTCCGGTGCGGTCGGGCGCATGGCGCACGAGCCACCAGGCCGCTGCAACGGCGAGCAGTAGGAAGCCGCCGGCAACCAGGAGCAGACTCGGGGTGCCCAGTGGCTGTGCCAGTTGCGAGGTGAGCCAGGGACCGAAGATTGCGCCGAGCGTGCCGCCCACCGAGATCAGGGCGAAGAAGCGCTTGCCCTGGTCGCTGGTGAAGCGGTCGGCCAGCAACGCCCAGAACACCATGGTGACGAACAGATTGAATACGCTGAACCAGACGTAGAACACCTGTCCGCTGCGCTGGCCCACCGCTTCTGGTGCGAACGTCAGGAGCGCCCAGAAGCCCACCAGGCTCAGCACGAAGAATCCATAGGTCACGCCGATGAACTGCAGCCGCTTCAGTCGGCTGACCAACCAGCCGAACTGCGGATTCACCGCCAGCGTGACCGCCGCTGTGCCGAGGAACAGCCAGCGGATGCTCTCGATTCCGCGTTCCATGCCCAATGCGTCGCGCGCCGGTCGCAACAACATCAGCGCGGTCAGCACGCAGAAGAAGAACAACGTCGCGATCACGACCGGGCCGATCTCCTCGCGTCGAAGGTTGAACAGGTGATGCAGCAGGCGGGGACGTCGCCGCGCCGAGGTCAAGGTCTGATTCATGGGAGAAGGTCCTGATTCGGAGAAAAGCCGCGTTGCGGCATTAGTCGGCAGCGCGCGAGGGGTAGGGCGTGCCGCTGAGTTGTTCGCTGACGCGCCACAAGCGCGTGCTTGTCCGGGCATCCGTCGCGGCCTCGGGCACGCGTGCGAAACCCAGCGGTCCGCGCATTTCCATGACGCCGGTTGGTCCGTAGTAGCTTCCGCCGCGCGCATCGGGCGCGGTAGCGGCGTACAAGGTCGGCAGCGCGCCGCGCGCGGCCGGCTGCAGGATGAATCTCCCCAGGGTGCGGCGGACCACGCCGTTGTTGACCTGGAGGTTGGTGCGTGAAACCCCCGGATGGGATGCGATGCTCCGCAGGCCCCAGCCAGATGCATCGCTACGGCGCTGCAGTTCGAACGCGAACATCAGGCAGGCCAGCTTGGACTGTCGATAGGCATCGCCTGGGTCGTAGTCCTGCTCGAACTGGAGATCCTCGAAGTGAATCGCCGCGCCGCGGCGCGCGGCGATACTGGACAGGGTGACCACGCGCGGCGCGTCGGATTTGCGCAACAGCGGCAGCAACCTCTCGGTCAGGGCGAAGTGGCCGAGATAGTTGACGGCGAACTGCATCTCCAAGCCGTCCTTCGAGACCCCACGCTCCGGCGGCTCCATGATCCCCGCGTTGTTGATCAGCACATCGAGGCGGGGCAGCGTTGCATTGAGGCGCTCGGCCAGTGCGCGGCCGGAAGCCAGGTCGGCCAGGTCGAACTTCTCGTACTGCACCTGCGCGTTTGGCGCGTCTTGGCGGATGCTCGCGAGCACGTCTTCGCCCCGCTCCAGGCTGCTATGCGATGCGATCACGACACGCGCGCCAGCAGCGGCCAACGCCTTGGCGCTCTCGTAGCCAATGCCGCTGGTGCCGCCTGTGACCAGGACGATGCGCCCGTCCTGCGAGGGCATGTCGGCCAGGCCCCAATCCGGCTTGGGTTGCCCCTGGGCGATCGGGCTGCCCCCTGCGCACGCAGACAAGAGCAATGTGCCCACTGCGGCGATGTAGGCTCGCCACCTGGAAAGCGTTTTGTGCGCGGTCCCTTCGACGCCTGCGCCCGTGATGTGGGGACGTCGGGAACCGAATGCGGCGACTTCGCCGTGGCGCTTGTTCCGTTGCTTGCCGAACGGAATGGAGGGAATCACGTGCATGGGCGTTGGCGGCTGAAGAGTGGGGATGCCGCAGTGTTTTGCGCCGCGATTAATTTGCGTTTAAGGCGATTGGCGCGTGGGCGTGACTCGAAATGCGCTTTGAACGTGACCTTTAATCCGGTTTTAATCCCCGCATAGCAACATCGCCGCCCCTTCCTTTCTGGCCGCCCCCATGGATGCGATCCTCCTCGTCGAAGACGATCAAATGCTCGGCCGTGCATTGACGTCGGCGCTCAGCCAGGAAGGCTGGCGCGTCGTCCATTGCGAGGACGCGAGATTTGCGCGGCTGGCGCTGGTCGACCACGCCTTCGTCGCGGTGCTGCTCGACCTCGGACTGCCTGGCGGTTCCGGGCTGGACGTCCTGGCGACGATGCGTGATCGCTACGATCCAACGCCGGTGCTGATCATCACCGCGCGCGATCAGCTCAGTGATCGAGTGCGAGGCCTGGACGCGGGTGCCGACGACTACATCGTCAAGCCCTTTCAGCGCGACGAGATGCTGGCGCGGTTGCGCGCGGTGCTTCGTCGCAGTCGCGGCGTGGTGACCCCGGTGCTGCGATGGCGCGACGTCGAGATCGATCCGGCTGCGCGAACCGTGACCCGAGGCGGCCAGCGCGTCGGCCTCAGCGCGCACGAGTTTCGCATCCTGTTGGCGCTGTTCGAGTCGCAGGGGCGGGTACTCAGCCGGGATCAGTTGCAGGACCGTCTCTATGGCGGGGATGCCGAGATCGGCAGCAACACGGTCGCGGTCTACGTGCACCAGTTGCGGCGCAAGCTCGGCGACGAGGTGGTGGTGACAGAACTCGGCTTCGGCTATCGCGTCGGGGACGAGGGCTGATGCGCGCGCTGAGCACCCGCTTGCTGATTGCGCTGGCGTTCGTGCTGCTCGCCACGTGGGGGGGCTGGTTTGCGCTGCAGTACCGGCAGATGTCCGCGCACCAGGTCGGTGACGTCGATGGCATGCTGCGTAATGTGGCCGAGCAGTTGCTGCAGTCGCTGCCGACCGATATCACCACGGCCGGACCGCAGCATCGGTTCGAGCTGGCCGCGCCGCCCTGGCGTGCGGCCGTTGGCGGCAAGTTCGATACGCTCGCCTTTCAGGCCTGGGAACTGGGTACGCATCGCCGATTGCTCTCGTCGCGTACCGCGCCGAATCACGCGCTGGCGCCCGGGTTCGTGGAAGGTTTCACCAGGCCCGTGGTGGGCGGCGTGCCGTGGCGTGTGTACGCGGCCAGCGATGCGCAGCGCCGTGTCCAGTTCCAGGTTGGCGTGCCGGAGTCCGCGATCAAGATGGAGCTGCGGCGCTGGTTCCGTGCCAGCCTCGGTGCGGCGTTGGCACTGATCGCCCTGTTCGGCGCAGCGGTCTGGCTGGTGATCCGGTGGTCGCTGCGTCCTGTGAGGCGGGTCAGTGAATCGCTCGCCGCACGTCCATCGCTGGACCTTGCACCGTTGCCGGAAATCGGCTTGCCCACGGAGTTCGCGCCCCTGGTGCGGGCATTCAACGTGTCGATGACCCGACTTGGGCAGGCGCTGCAGCATGAACGTGAGTTCCTCGGGGAGGCCGCGCATGAGTTGCGCACGCCGTTGGCCGCGCTGCTGGCCCAAGCGCAGGTGCTGCAGCACGCGGGAAATCGCGAGGAGGCGCGCGAGGCGCTCGCCCACCTGATCGCCGGGATCGAGCGTGCCTCCCGACTGGCGCAGCAGCTGCTGGACTCCGCGCGGGTGGATGCCGCAGGGGCCAGCGCGCGTCCACAGGATGTCGATCTGGCGCTGGTCGCCGGGATGGTGGCCGACGAGTTCGCGCTGCTTGCGCAACGGGTTGGCCGGTCGATCGAAGTCGAGACCCGCCACGCGCCGGTGCGCGGGGACATCGACGATCTCGGGATCATGGTCCGTAACCTGCTGGACAACGCCCTCTGTCATGGAGGCCCCGGCACGCGCGTACGGTTGGAGACCCGGGTCGAGGGCGACGGAGACGCGCGGACTGCAATCCTGATTGTCGCTGACGATGGTCCGGGCATCCCCGAGGACCAGCGCGAGCGGGTCTTCGAGCGGTTCTACCGAGCGGAAAACGGGCACCGCACGCAGGGCATTGGCATGGGCCTGTCGCTGGTCGAACGGGTGGTCGCCTCGCATGGCGGACGGGTCACTTGCGGTGTCGGGCTCGACGGCCGCGGTTTTGGAGTGGAAATCCGGCTGTCGGCGGCGCCCGCGCACTGATCGCAGGCCGGCGGCCGATGGTGATGCGCAGGAGGGCTAGCTCGCCTCCGAGTGCTAGCTCACTCGGATCCCGACGGCGCGAACGCGGCTGCCCCGCTTCAATGGCCAGGATCCCTGGAGGCCTTAGGTCCGCGCGACCGTGGGACCGGCCGGCGGCGTCACAGGATAGAAGAGCCGGGCAGGACCCGGCGTTCTACTGTCTGGAGGCGAAAGCAGGCGCTCAGCGGGCGCCAAAGCGGGCGCGGCAGCCCTCGTCCACCCAGATCCGGCCGCCCCGGTAGGCCCAGGTCCGGCCCTCGATGCACGGGCTGTCGGACAATTGCTTGATGATCACCGGGCGCCCGTCGCGGCTGTTCCAGTCGCAGGTGTGGCGCCGGTTGTCGTTGCTGCTGCAGGTCACCGTGACGTCGCTGTGGCCCGGGTAGCCGGGGCCGCCGCCGCCGTGGCCCCGGCCCTCGGCGAATTCACCGCGGCAGCCCTGGTCGACCCAGATCGAGCCCCCGCGCTGGCCCCAGGTGCGGCCTTCCACGCAGCGGCTGTCCGACAGCTGGCGCACCAGCATGGCCCGGCCGCGGAAGCCGGCCGCGCACTCGCGGTAGCGGTTGTCACTGCTCTCGCAGCGGATCGTGCGGCCACTGTTGCCGCCCCATCCGCCGCCGGGGCCGCCGGTCCAGCTGGGCACAAAGCGTCCGCGGCAGCCGCGGTCCACCCAGATCACGCCGCCCCGTGTGCCCCAGGTGCGGCCCTCGACGCAGGGGGAATCGGATAGGGTGCGCTCCAGGCGCGCGCGCCCGTTGAAGCCGCGGCACTCTCGGTAGCGGTTGTCCTGGCTTTCGCAGGTGATCGAGTCCTGGGCATGGGCCGGCGGGGCGGCGGCGTAGACGCCCAGGGCGAACACAAGGACCGCAAACAGTCGCAACATGGCACGGCTCCGGGATGGGGCGGGTGCGGCGGACTATACACGGCGCCCTGCCGCGTTCATGTGGGCGGCGGACGGGCGATTTGCCGCGCCGCAGCGGCGGCCCCAAAATAGCCGGCTGTTCCGGCCGCGACCCGCGGCCCGCCTGGAGTTGCCTCACGATGCGTACCCATTTCTGCGGCCTGGTCGACGAGACCCTGATCGGCCAAACCGTCACCCTGGCCGGCTGGACCGACGTGGCCCGCAACCAGGGCGGCGTGTGCTTCATCGACCTGCGCGACCACGAGGGCATCGTGCAGGTGACGGTCGAACTGGACAACGCGGAGGTGTTCAAGACCGCCGCCTCGCTGGGTTACGAGGACGTGCTGCAGGTCGAGGGCGTGGTGCGCGCGCGCCATGCGGTCAACGACAGGATCAAGACCGGCAAGGTCGAAGTGATCGCCAGCGCGATCACGGTGCTCAACAAGGCCGCGCCGCTGCCGTTCCACGCCCACGAGAACCCGGGCGAGGACACCCGCCTGAAGTACCGCTACCTGGACCTGCGCCGCCCGGAGATGCAGCGCATGCAGCGCACCCGCATCAAGCTGGTGCAGGCGCTGCGCCGGCACCTGGACGCGGCCGGCTTCCAGGACATCGAGACCCCGATCCTGACCAAGGCCACCCCGGAGGGCGCGCGCGACTTCCTGGTGCCGGCACGCATGCACCCGGGCGAGTTCTACGCCCTGCCGCAGAGCCCGCAGCTGTTCAAGCAGATCCTGATGGTGGCCGGCTTCGACCGCTACTACCAGATCGCGCGCTGCTTCCGTGACGAGGCCCTGCGTGCCGACCGCCAGCTGGAATTCACCCAGCTGGACATGGAATTCGCCTTCGTGCGCGAGCGCGACGTGCAGGATTTCGTCGAGGAGATGATCCGCGCGATCTTCAAGGAGGTCGTGGACGTCGAACTGGACGCCCAGTTCCCGCGCATGACCTGGGCCGAGGCGATGCGTCGCTTTGGTTCGGACAAGCCGGATCTGCGCATCGACCTGGAGCTGGTCGACGTGGCCGAGTTGGTCAAGGACAGCGAGTTCGCCGTGTTCACCGGGCCGGCCAACGACCCTGAGGGCCGCGTGGCCGCGCTGCGCATCCCCGGTGGCGCCACGCTGTCGCGCAAGCAGATCGACGAGTACGCCGCGCATGCGGCCAAGTACGGCAGCAAGGGCCTGGCCTATATCAAGATCGACGAGGCCGGCGCGGTCAGCTCGCCGATCCAGAAGTTCTTCAACGAGGCGCAGTTCGCCGCGCTGATCGCGCACCTCGGCGCCGGCAACGGCGACCTCGTGTTCTTCGGTGCCGGTGCCTATAACAAGGTGTCGGACTTCATGGGCGCGGTGCGGCTGAAGGCCGGCAAGGACTTCGGTCTGGTCGCCGATGGCTGGCGCCCGCTGTGGGTCACCGATTTCCCGATGTTCGAGTGGGACGAGGAGGCGCAGCGCTACGTGGCCCTGCATCACCCGTTCACCGCGCCGGCGGTGGATTCGATCGACGACCTGCGCGCGCACGCCAAGACCGCGGTGTCGCGCGGCTATGACATGGTGCTCAACGGCAACGAGATCGGCGGCGGTTCGATCCGTATCCACCGCCCGGAGATGCAGAGCGCGGTGTTCGAGCTGCTCGGCATCGGCGCGGAAGAGGCCAGGGCGAAGTTCGGCTTCCTGCTGGATGCGCTGAACTACGGCGCCCCGCCGCACGGTGGCATCGCCTTCGGCATCGACCGCATCGCCGCGCTGATGGCCGGCACCGAGTCGATTCGCGACGTGATCCCGTTCCCGAAGACCACCGGCGCTCAGGACCTGATGACCGACGCACCGTCGCCGATTCCGGACGCACAGCTGGCCGAGGTGCACGTGCGCGTGCGCGAAACGCCCAAGGCCTGATCGGCCACCCGCGGGCCGCCTCGTGTGGCCCGCGCTTGCTCAGGACCTCCCACCATGTCCGTGACCATTCGCCAGGCCGGTCCCGACGACGCGCATACGCTGTCGGCCCTGGCCGAACGCACCTTCGTCGAGACCTTCGGCCATCTCTACCCGCAGGCAGACCTGCGCGGTTTCCTCGATGAGGCCTACGCGCTGGAGCGCATGCAGATCGTGCTGGGGCATCCGCGTTACGCGATCTTTCTGGCCGAGGATGACGGCGTGGCCGTCGGGCATTCGGCCGCCGGTCCGTGTGGATTGCCGCATGACCAGGTGCAGCCCGACGATGGCGAACTCAAGCGGCTCTATCTGGTGAATACCCATCAGAACAGCGGCATCGGCACGCGTCTGTTCGACGCGACCCTGGCCTGGCTGCTGCGCGATGGGCCGCGCACGCTGTGGGTCGGGGTGTGGTCGGAGAACTTCGGCGCGCAGCGCTTCTACGCGCGGCACGGGTTCGAGCGGGTGGGGCAGTACAAGTTTCCGGTCGGCGAGATCCTGGACGACGAGTTCATCCTGCGACGCCCGGCACAGGGTTGAACGCCGGGCGTGGTTGAGCGCGCGGCGTGCATGGGTCATGCTGCGGTTCACTTTTCAAGGAGGAAACGGCGATGTCGATCGCGCGCGTGGTAATGCTGTCCGGACTGGTGGTGGGGAGCGTGATGGTGAGCGGCTGTGGGCATCAGATGCTGCGCTGTAGTGCCGCCTCGGGCAGTTGGGCCATCGGCCGGGTGGCCGATCAGTCGGTGCTGGACCGCATCCAGGCCGAAAGCCACGCCAGCCAGCTCCGCACGCTTGCCGACGGCGAGACCTCCGGCGAGATCGGCATGGATCGGGTGACCGTGCACGTCAATGCACAGAACCTGATCACCGCGGTGA is part of the Pseudoxanthomonas sp. JBR18 genome and encodes:
- a CDS encoding oxidoreductase, which produces MSACAGGSPIAQGQPKPDWGLADMPSQDGRIVLVTGGTSGIGYESAKALAAAGARVVIASHSSLERGEDVLASIRQDAPNAQVQYEKFDLADLASGRALAERLNATLPRLDVLINNAGIMEPPERGVSKDGLEMQFAVNYLGHFALTERLLPLLRKSDAPRVVTLSSIAARRGAAIHFEDLQFEQDYDPGDAYRQSKLACLMFAFELQRRSDASGWGLRSIASHPGVSRTNLQVNNGVVRRTLGRFILQPAARGALPTLYAATAPDARGGSYYGPTGVMEMRGPLGFARVPEAATDARTSTRLWRVSEQLSGTPYPSRAAD
- a CDS encoding GNAT family N-acetyltransferase, with the protein product MSVTIRQAGPDDAHTLSALAERTFVETFGHLYPQADLRGFLDEAYALERMQIVLGHPRYAIFLAEDDGVAVGHSAAGPCGLPHDQVQPDDGELKRLYLVNTHQNSGIGTRLFDATLAWLLRDGPRTLWVGVWSENFGAQRFYARHGFERVGQYKFPVGEILDDEFILRRPAQG
- the aspS gene encoding aspartate--tRNA ligase, which translates into the protein MRTHFCGLVDETLIGQTVTLAGWTDVARNQGGVCFIDLRDHEGIVQVTVELDNAEVFKTAASLGYEDVLQVEGVVRARHAVNDRIKTGKVEVIASAITVLNKAAPLPFHAHENPGEDTRLKYRYLDLRRPEMQRMQRTRIKLVQALRRHLDAAGFQDIETPILTKATPEGARDFLVPARMHPGEFYALPQSPQLFKQILMVAGFDRYYQIARCFRDEALRADRQLEFTQLDMEFAFVRERDVQDFVEEMIRAIFKEVVDVELDAQFPRMTWAEAMRRFGSDKPDLRIDLELVDVAELVKDSEFAVFTGPANDPEGRVAALRIPGGATLSRKQIDEYAAHAAKYGSKGLAYIKIDEAGAVSSPIQKFFNEAQFAALIAHLGAGNGDLVFFGAGAYNKVSDFMGAVRLKAGKDFGLVADGWRPLWVTDFPMFEWDEEAQRYVALHHPFTAPAVDSIDDLRAHAKTAVSRGYDMVLNGNEIGGGSIRIHRPEMQSAVFELLGIGAEEARAKFGFLLDALNYGAPPHGGIAFGIDRIAALMAGTESIRDVIPFPKTTGAQDLMTDAPSPIPDAQLAEVHVRVRETPKA
- a CDS encoding response regulator transcription factor, yielding MDAILLVEDDQMLGRALTSALSQEGWRVVHCEDARFARLALVDHAFVAVLLDLGLPGGSGLDVLATMRDRYDPTPVLIITARDQLSDRVRGLDAGADDYIVKPFQRDEMLARLRAVLRRSRGVVTPVLRWRDVEIDPAARTVTRGGQRVGLSAHEFRILLALFESQGRVLSRDQLQDRLYGGDAEIGSNTVAVYVHQLRRKLGDEVVVTELGFGYRVGDEG
- a CDS encoding ATP-binding protein, which produces MRALSTRLLIALAFVLLATWGGWFALQYRQMSAHQVGDVDGMLRNVAEQLLQSLPTDITTAGPQHRFELAAPPWRAAVGGKFDTLAFQAWELGTHRRLLSSRTAPNHALAPGFVEGFTRPVVGGVPWRVYAASDAQRRVQFQVGVPESAIKMELRRWFRASLGAALALIALFGAAVWLVIRWSLRPVRRVSESLAARPSLDLAPLPEIGLPTEFAPLVRAFNVSMTRLGQALQHEREFLGEAAHELRTPLAALLAQAQVLQHAGNREEAREALAHLIAGIERASRLAQQLLDSARVDAAGASARPQDVDLALVAGMVADEFALLAQRVGRSIEVETRHAPVRGDIDDLGIMVRNLLDNALCHGGPGTRVRLETRVEGDGDARTAILIVADDGPGIPEDQRERVFERFYRAENGHRTQGIGMGLSLVERVVASHGGRVTCGVGLDGRGFGVEIRLSAAPAH
- a CDS encoding DUF3011 domain-containing protein, which gives rise to MLRLFAVLVFALGVYAAAPPAHAQDSITCESQDNRYRECRGFNGRARLERTLSDSPCVEGRTWGTRGGVIWVDRGCRGRFVPSWTGGPGGGWGGNSGRTIRCESSDNRYRECAAGFRGRAMLVRQLSDSRCVEGRTWGQRGGSIWVDQGCRGEFAEGRGHGGGGPGYPGHSDVTVTCSSNDNRRHTCDWNSRDGRPVIIKQLSDSPCIEGRTWAYRGGRIWVDEGCRARFGAR